DNA from Microbacterium sp. SORGH_AS_0969:
CTCATCCGCGACCTGCGTGACCGCCTCGACTCGGCCGTGCTGCTCATCACCCACGACATGGGTGTCGTCGCCGACCTCGCCGACTGGATCGTCGTGATGAAGTCGGGCGAGATCGTCGAGCAGGGTCCTGCCGCGGTCGTGCTCGGCGACCCGCAGGACGACTACACGAAGGAACTGCTCGCGTCGGTCCCGCGCCTCGGCGAGACGCTCGAGGGTGAGGCGACGGTCGACATCGTCGAGGCCCTCGCCGCCGCGGTGGCCGAAGGTCCCGCGCACACCGAGGAGATCTCGCTCGCCGCCGAAGCGCCTGTCATCGCCCACCCGGTGCTCGAGCTCGAGCACGTGTCGATCGAGTACGGCAAGAAGGGCCGTGTCGCCGCGTTCCGCGCGGTCGACGATGTGACCCTCGGGATCGCCGAGGGCGAGATCGTCGGTCTGGTCGGCGAGTCGGGCTCGGGGAAGTCGACGATCGGTCGTGCCGCGATCGGGCTGCAGCCGATCGCCGACGGCCGTCTCGTGGTCGACGGCGTCGACATCTCGAGCGGCTCGCGCAAGCTCATCAAGTCGCTGCGTCGTCGCGTCGGCATCGTGTTCCAGGACCCGTCGTCGTCGCTGAACCCCCGCCTCCCGATCGGCGAGTCGATCGGCGAACCGCTCTTCCTCGCCGGTGAGGCGAAGGGCGCCGAGCTCGACGCCCGCGTCGAGAAGCTCCTCGACGAGGTGCGCCTCCCGCGCAGCTACCGCAACCGCTACCCGCACGAACTGTCCGGTGGTCAGAAGCAGCGCGTCGGCATCGCTCGCGCCCTGTCGCTTCAGCCGCGCCTTCTCGTGGCCGATGAGCCCACGAGCGCCCTCGACGTGTCGGTGCAGGCGCGCGTGCTCGAGCTGCTCAGCGAGCTGCAGAAGGAGCACCGTTTCGCGTGTCTCTTCATCAGCCACGACCTCGCCGTGGTCGACGCGATGGCTGACCGGATCGTCGTGCTCAACCGCGGAAAGATCGCCGAGCAGGGCACGCGTGACGAGATCCTGCGCGCGCCGAAGGAGCCGTACACGCAGCGTCTCATCGCCGCGATCCCGGTGCCCGACGTCGAGGTCCAGGCCGCTCGTCGCGAACTGCGTCACGAGCTGCTGAAGGACACGCCGGCATCCTGATCACGAACGGGAAAGGGCGGGGATCCCTCGGGACTCCCGCCCTTTCCTGGTGTCTGCCAGGGAAAGTTGCGGGCGCCCGGTAGAGTGGGAGGGCCCGATTCCGGGCGACACCCCAATTTTTCCTGGAGACCCTCCATGGCGCACGCCCTTCGTCCTGACCTCCGAAACGTCGCGATCGTCGCGCACGTCGACCACGGCAAGACGACTCTCGTCGACGCCATGCTTCGCCAGACCGGCTCGTTCGGCGAGCACGCGCACGTCGAAGAGCGCGCGATGGACTCGAACGACCTCGAGCGCGAGAAGGGCATCACGATCCTCGCCAAGAACACGGCGATCGAGTACAACGGCATCCACACCGACGTGCCCGTCACGATCAACGTGATCGACACCCCGGGTCACGCCGACTTCGGTGGCGAGGTCGAGCGTGGCCTCTCGATGGTCGACGGCGTCGTGCTGCTCGTCGATGCGTCCGAGGGCCCGCTGCCCCAGACCCGCTTCGTGCTGCGCAAGGCGCTCGAGGCCAAGCTCCCCGTCATCCTGCTGGTCAACAAGACCGACCGCCCCGACGCGCGCATCGCCGAGGTCGAAGAGGAGGCGCACGACCTGCTGCTGGGTCTCGCGTCCGACCTCGTCGACGACGTGCCCGACCTCGACGTCGACGCGCTGCTCGACGTGCCGGTGGTCTACGCCTCGGGCCGCGCTGGTGCCGCGTCGCTCAACCGCCCCGACAACGGTGCGCTGCCCGACAACGACGACCTCGAGCCGCTGTTCGCCGCGATCCTCGAGCACGTGCCGGCTCCGGCCTACGACGACGAGGCGCCGCTGCAGGCGTGGGTGACGAACCTGGACTCCAGCCCGTTCCTCGGTCGCCTCGCGCTGCTGCGCGTCTTCAACGGCACGCTCAAGAAGGGCCAGACGGTCGCCTGGGTGCGCTCCGACGGCACCACGAGCAACGCCCGCGTGACGGAGTTGCTGAAGACCCGCGCGCTCGAGCGCTTCCCCGCTGAGTCCGCCGGCCCCGGCGACATCGTCGCCATCGCCGGTTTCCCCGACATCACCATCGGCGAGACCATCGCCGACCCCGAGGACGTGCGTCCGCTGCCGGCCATCACGGTCGACGATCCCGCCATCTCGATGACGATCGGCACGAACACCTCGCCCCTGATGGGCAAGGTCAAGGGGCACAAGCTCACCGCCCGCATGGTCAAGGACCGTCTCGACCGCGAGCTCATCGGTAACGTCTCGCTCAAGGTCGTCGACATCGGACGCCCGGATGCCTGGGAGGTCCAGGGCCGCGGCGAGCTCGCCCTGGCGATCCTCGTCGAGAACATGCGCCGCGAGGGCTTCGAGCTCACCGTCGGAAAGCCCCAGGTGGTCACCAAGCGCGGCGAAGACGGGAAGCTCAAGGAGCCCTTCGAGCACCTCACGATCGACGCCCCCGAAGAGCACCTCGGCGCGATCACGCAGCTCATGGCCGCCCGCAAGGGCCGCATGGACAACATGACCAACCACGGCACCGGCTGGGTGCGTATGGAGTTCGTCGTACCCTCGCGCGGTCTCATCGGCTTCCGTAGCGAGTTCCTGACGATCACGCGCGGCACCGGCATCGCCAACGCGATCTCGCACGGCTACGACGACTGGGCCGGTTCGATCACGACCCGTCAGAACGGCTCGATCGTGGCCGACCGCATGGGTGTCGTCACCCCGTTCGCCATGATCGCCCTGCAGGAGCGCATGAGCTTCTTCGTGCAGCCCACCGAAGAGGTCTACGAGGGCATGGTCATCGGCGAGAACTCGCGCGCTGACGACATGGACGTCAACATCACCAAGGAGAAGAAGCTCACGAACATGCGTTCGTCGACCTCCGACTCCTTCGAGTCAATGACGCCCCCGCGCGTGCTCACGCTGGAGGAGTCGCTCGAGTTCGCGCGCGACGACGAATGCGTCGAGGTCACGCCCGAGAAGGTGCGCATCCGCAAGGTCGTGCTCGACGCGACCGAGCGTGGTCGCGCCGCCTCGCGTCTGAAGCGTCAGGATGCCAACGCCTGAGCGTTGACTCCGAGAACGGCCCCATCGAGTTCAGGCTCGGTGGGGCCGTTCTGTTTCGCCGCGCAGGTGGCTGAGCCTGTCGAAGCCACCGGACCCTTCGACGGGCTCAGGGTCCTCCCGCGCGCGGCGATGAGGGCGGCCGGGTCCTTCGACGGGCTCAGGGTCCTCCCGCGCGCGGCGATGAGGGCGGCCGGGTCCTTCGACGGGCTCAGGGTCCTCCGTCGTGAGCGGTGGGGCGAGACGCCCTCAGGCGGCGGGAGTGGGTGCCTGTTCCCGGAGCACCTTCGCGAGGGGGCGCCCCTTCGCCAACTCGTCGACGAGCTTGTCGAGGAGGCGGATGCGGTACATCAACGGGTCGTCGATCTGCTCGACGCGGATGCCGCAGACGACCCCCGTGACCTGACTCGCGTGCGGGTTGAGCGTCGCCTCGTCGAAGAATTCGCGGAGAGTCGTGGTGCCTTCGGCGTGCCGAGTGAGCGCGGCCTCGTCGAATCCGGTGAGCCAGCGGATCACGGCATCCAGTTCGTCCCTCGTCCGCCCCTTGCGCTCGACCTTCGTCACGTACAGCGGGTAGACGGAGGAGAAGGTCAGGTCGAAGACGCGGGACATGCCCCGCACACTACGCCGCACGGCGCGGCGGCGCGATGGGCACCCGATGACGTCGGTCGAATGCTCACCGTGAGGCCGTTCGGGCGTGCATTCGGCGCAAGTCAGCGGTGTGTTGCGGGCACCGCGTCAGTGCGACTCGACCACGCAGACCGCGCTCATCCCGGGGGTCAGTGCCTCGAACACGTGCGGGGCGTCGCCGGGATACGAGAGGTAGTCGCCGGGGGACAGCTCGTACGGGTCGTCGGCGGGACCGACGCGCCCGCGGCCGGTGACCATCACGAGATGCTCGACCGTGCCCCGCGGGTGCGGCTCTGAGACACGCGGGGTCCCGGGTTCGGCGCTCAACAGGTAGATGTCGCGGCGCGCGTGCGGCGGACTCGCCGACAGGAGAACGGCGAGATACTCGGATGCCGCCGAGGGCACCGCCGTGGCCGCTTCTCCGGCGCGGATCAGCGTGGGGGAGCGGACGCCCTCGTCGACGAGGACCGCGAAGGGGACCTCGAGCGCCGAAGCCAGGGCCCATAGCGTCTCGACGCTGGGATTGCCGCCGCCGTTCTCGAGCTGGGAGACGGTGGCTTTCGCGACGCCGGCGCGTCGCGCGAGCTCCGAGACGCTGAGGTCGCGACGCTCGCGTTCGCGCCGCAGGCTCGCCGCGATGCGGTCGCCGAGATCACTCATGTGTTCATTATGCTCGCCGATCGTTCGACTTGACGAACGAACGAGCATCGTTCAGCATGATGTCCATGCGTTCGTTATCGCGAACACCCGAGGGTGTCGCCGCCCGACAGGGCCTCGCCGTCGCTCTCGCGACCAGCGCATACGGCATCTCTTTCGGGGCGCTGGCCGTGGCATCCGGGCTCGATGTCTGGAAGACGTGCGTGCTGAGCCTCCTGATGTTCACCGGCGGCTCCCAGTTCGCTTTCGTCGGCGTGATCGCGGCCGGGGGACTCGCCGCCGCCCCCGCCGCGATCGCTTCGGCGGCCCTCCTCGGCGTGCGCAACGCGGCCTACGCGATGCGCATGGCCCCGATCGTCGCCGGCGGGTTCTGGCGCAAGGCCGCCGCGACGCCCTTCACGATCGACGAGTCGGTCGCGGTCGGGCTCGCGCAGGACGAGCCTCGGGCGCGGCAGGCGGGCTTCTGGGTGACCGGCGTGGCGATCTGGGTCGGCTGGAACCTGTCGACGCTTCTGGGGGCGCTGCTCGGCGACGTGCTGGGCGACCCTCGCGCGTACGGGCTCGATGCGGCTGCTGCCGCCGCCTTCCTCGCCCTCCTGTGGCCCCGACTTCGCGGTCGTCAGCCGCTCGCGGTCGCGGCGGGGGCCGCCGTCGTCGCGGCGCTGCTGACCCCGGCGCTGATGCCGGGCATCCCGGTGATCGCCGCCGCCGGGGTCGCCGTGGTCGTGGGGCTCTTCGATCCGCGCCCGCCCGCACCCGAACCCGTCGACGTCGCCGAGCAGAAGGGCATGCCATGACCCTGTGGACCGCCGTGCTTCTGGCATCCGTCCTCTGCCTCGCGCTGAAGGCGGTGGGCTATCTCCTTCCCGCCCGGTGGCTCGAGGCCCCGCGGCCGGCGCGGATCGCCGACCTGCTCACGGTGGCGTTGCTCTCGGCGCTCGTGATGGTCCAGACGCTCGGTGCGGGTGCCGCGATCGTCGTCGACGCGCGGGTGCCCGCGGTCGGGGTGGCGGCGCTGTTGCTGTGGGCGCGCGCACCGTTCCTGGTCGTGGTGGCAGCCGCCGCGCTCACCGCTGCCCTCCTGCGCCTGTGGGGGTGGGCGGCCTGATGCCGGTTCTCCGCTGCCGCATAGCGACCCGCGCCTAGACTGACGCGATGAGCTCTGGCATCCTGCGCATCGTCGGCTGGGTCGTGGCGCTGCTCATCGGCGCCTTCTACGGCGCGGCGGGCACGATCGGCCAGGCCTTCCGTCTCGGGCCGGTGCCGCTCGGACTGCTTCTCGCGACGATCGGCAGCGCCGCGCTACTGGTCGCGCTGCGCACGCTGACGGGCGACCGCGTCAACGCCCTCGCGGGCGGGCTCGGCATCTCGCTCGCGACCTACGTCTTCTCTCAGCCCGGCCCCGGTGGATCGGCGATCGTGGCCGCCCCCAGCCCCGGGATGGAGTGGATCCCGGTGGTGTGGACGATCGTCGGCCCCGCGCTGATGGTCTTCGTGGCGTTCTGGCCGTCGTTCTCGCATCTGCCGCAAGGGACGAGCGCGAACGCCGAGGCGGACGCCCCCGCACACGTCCGCTGACGCCGGGGATCATACGCCCGACGGCGCGCGGCGAAGCCCTTCCGGTGAGCGCGATTAGACTGGTCCCGTGACTTACGTGATCGCCCTCCCGTGTGTCGATGTCAAAGACCGCGCCTGCATCGACGAGTGTCCGGTCGACTGCATCTACGAAGGCGAGCGGTCGCTCTACATCCACCCCGACGAATGCGTCGACTGCGGTGCGTGCGAACCGGTGTGCCCGGTCGAGGCGATCTACTACGAAGACGACCTGCCCGAAGAGTGGTCCGACTACTACAAGGCGAACGTCGAGTTCTTCGACGACATCGGCTCGCCCGGCGGTGCCGCCAAGGTCGGCGTGATCGCCAAGGACCACCCCGTCATCACCGCTCTTCCCCCGCAGAGCCACTGACCCGTGGGCGTCGCCGACCTCGCCGACTACCCCTGGGACGCCGTCGCCCCCTACGCGGAGCGCGCGAGGCGTCACCCCGCCGGCATCGTCGACCTGTCGATCGGCTCGCCCGTCGACCCGACGCCCGCCGTGGTCGCCGAGGCTCTCGCCGACGCGACCGACGCGCACGCGTATCCCCAGACCGCAGGAACGCCCGCTTTGCGTGAGGCGATCGCCGACTGGTACTCCCGTCGACGCGGCGTTCCGGGCCTGACAGCCGCGAACGTCCTGCCCACCGTCGGCTCGAAAGAGCTCGTCGCGTTGCTCCCTCTGCTCCTGGGCCTCGGCCCCGGCGATGCCGTGGTGCATCCGCGCGCGGCGTACCCGACCTACGAGGTGGGCGCCCGTCTCGTGGGCGCCGAGGCGGTGGCATCCGATGATCCGGCCGACTGGCCCGCGAACACGAGGCTCGTCTGGGTCAACTCGCCGGGAAACCCCGACGGCCGCGTCCTGTCGGTGGCCGAGATGACGGATGCCGTGTCCCGGGCGCGAGAGCTCGGAGCCATTCTGGCGTCGGACGAGTGCTACGCCGAACTCGGGTGGGACGTTCCCTGGGACGTCGAGCGCGTGCCGAGCGTGCTGGATCCCGCCGTGGTCGGCGACGACCTCACGGACGTGCTGTCGGTGTACTCGCTGAGCAAGCAGTCGAACCTCGCCGGGTATCGCGCGGCGTTCCTGGCCGGTGACGCGGCCCTCGTCTCGCGGTTGCTCACCGGCCGCAAGCACCTCGGTCTCATGCCTCCCGCTCCCGTGCAGCGCGCGATGACCGTGGCTCTCGGCGACGACGCGCACGTCGCCGAGCAGCGTGAGCGCTACGCCCGTCGTCGGGCCGTGCTGAAGCCCGCGGTCGAGGCGGCCGGCTTCACCGTCGACCGCAGCGAGGCCGGTCTGTACCTGTGGGCCACCGAGGGGCGCGACGCGTGGGAGAGCGTGGGGCGGCTCGCCGACCTCGGCATCCTCGTCGGCCCGGGGCACTTCTACGGCACGCACTTCCCGAACCACGTCCGGTTCTCGCTGACCGCGACCGATGAGCGGATCGCCGCGGCGGCAGAGCGGCTCGCGCCCTGATTCAGCGCGAACGACTCCACGCGTCCCACAGGCGCGCGTAGGCCCCGCCCGCGGTCCGGAGGTCGTCGTGAGTGCCCTCCTCGCGCACACGACCCGCGTCGAGCAGGACGACACGGTTCGAGGCCGCGGCCTGGCTGAGCCGATGCGCGACGACCAGAGCGGTCCGCCCCTCGATCGCCGCCAGGGCAGCGTCCTCGAGCCGTCCGGCCTCGGCGGAGCCGGCCTCGGCCGTGGCCTCGTCGAGCACGACGAACGCGGGGTCGGCGA
Protein-coding regions in this window:
- a CDS encoding ABC transporter ATP-binding protein; translated protein: MSTTETAGVPALQMTDLSVDFAVDDVWVPAAKNLNYSIARGQVVAVVGESGSGKSVSSMAVLDLLPKNSRVTGSIKVNGREITDLSGRQMRELRGPEVAAIFQEPMTALNPVLTVGSQIIEALRAHTPIAPSAAKARALELLGMVGLPDPAKAFASYPHQLSGGQRQRAMIAQSISLEPALLIADEPTTALDVTVQAEILDLIRDLRDRLDSAVLLITHDMGVVADLADWIVVMKSGEIVEQGPAAVVLGDPQDDYTKELLASVPRLGETLEGEATVDIVEALAAAVAEGPAHTEEISLAAEAPVIAHPVLELEHVSIEYGKKGRVAAFRAVDDVTLGIAEGEIVGLVGESGSGKSTIGRAAIGLQPIADGRLVVDGVDISSGSRKLIKSLRRRVGIVFQDPSSSLNPRLPIGESIGEPLFLAGEAKGAELDARVEKLLDEVRLPRSYRNRYPHELSGGQKQRVGIARALSLQPRLLVADEPTSALDVSVQARVLELLSELQKEHRFACLFISHDLAVVDAMADRIVVLNRGKIAEQGTRDEILRAPKEPYTQRLIAAIPVPDVEVQAARRELRHELLKDTPAS
- the typA gene encoding translational GTPase TypA, whose protein sequence is MAHALRPDLRNVAIVAHVDHGKTTLVDAMLRQTGSFGEHAHVEERAMDSNDLEREKGITILAKNTAIEYNGIHTDVPVTINVIDTPGHADFGGEVERGLSMVDGVVLLVDASEGPLPQTRFVLRKALEAKLPVILLVNKTDRPDARIAEVEEEAHDLLLGLASDLVDDVPDLDVDALLDVPVVYASGRAGAASLNRPDNGALPDNDDLEPLFAAILEHVPAPAYDDEAPLQAWVTNLDSSPFLGRLALLRVFNGTLKKGQTVAWVRSDGTTSNARVTELLKTRALERFPAESAGPGDIVAIAGFPDITIGETIADPEDVRPLPAITVDDPAISMTIGTNTSPLMGKVKGHKLTARMVKDRLDRELIGNVSLKVVDIGRPDAWEVQGRGELALAILVENMRREGFELTVGKPQVVTKRGEDGKLKEPFEHLTIDAPEEHLGAITQLMAARKGRMDNMTNHGTGWVRMEFVVPSRGLIGFRSEFLTITRGTGIANAISHGYDDWAGSITTRQNGSIVADRMGVVTPFAMIALQERMSFFVQPTEEVYEGMVIGENSRADDMDVNITKEKKLTNMRSSTSDSFESMTPPRVLTLEESLEFARDDECVEVTPEKVRIRKVVLDATERGRAASRLKRQDANA
- a CDS encoding DUF2200 domain-containing protein, whose product is MSRVFDLTFSSVYPLYVTKVERKGRTRDELDAVIRWLTGFDEAALTRHAEGTTTLREFFDEATLNPHASQVTGVVCGIRVEQIDDPLMYRIRLLDKLVDELAKGRPLAKVLREQAPTPAA
- a CDS encoding helix-turn-helix domain-containing protein, with translation MSDLGDRIAASLRRERERRDLSVSELARRAGVAKATVSQLENGGGNPSVETLWALASALEVPFAVLVDEGVRSPTLIRAGEAATAVPSAASEYLAVLLSASPPHARRDIYLLSAEPGTPRVSEPHPRGTVEHLVMVTGRGRVGPADDPYELSPGDYLSYPGDAPHVFEALTPGMSAVCVVESH
- a CDS encoding AzlC family ABC transporter permease is translated as MRSLSRTPEGVAARQGLAVALATSAYGISFGALAVASGLDVWKTCVLSLLMFTGGSQFAFVGVIAAGGLAAAPAAIASAALLGVRNAAYAMRMAPIVAGGFWRKAAATPFTIDESVAVGLAQDEPRARQAGFWVTGVAIWVGWNLSTLLGALLGDVLGDPRAYGLDAAAAAAFLALLWPRLRGRQPLAVAAGAAVVAALLTPALMPGIPVIAAAGVAVVVGLFDPRPPAPEPVDVAEQKGMP
- a CDS encoding AzlD domain-containing protein, whose protein sequence is MTLWTAVLLASVLCLALKAVGYLLPARWLEAPRPARIADLLTVALLSALVMVQTLGAGAAIVVDARVPAVGVAALLLWARAPFLVVVAAAALTAALLRLWGWAA
- a CDS encoding DUF6113 family protein, producing MSSGILRIVGWVVALLIGAFYGAAGTIGQAFRLGPVPLGLLLATIGSAALLVALRTLTGDRVNALAGGLGISLATYVFSQPGPGGSAIVAAPSPGMEWIPVVWTIVGPALMVFVAFWPSFSHLPQGTSANAEADAPAHVR
- the fdxA gene encoding ferredoxin, which translates into the protein MTYVIALPCVDVKDRACIDECPVDCIYEGERSLYIHPDECVDCGACEPVCPVEAIYYEDDLPEEWSDYYKANVEFFDDIGSPGGAAKVGVIAKDHPVITALPPQSH
- the dapC gene encoding succinyldiaminopimelate transaminase; this encodes MGVADLADYPWDAVAPYAERARRHPAGIVDLSIGSPVDPTPAVVAEALADATDAHAYPQTAGTPALREAIADWYSRRRGVPGLTAANVLPTVGSKELVALLPLLLGLGPGDAVVHPRAAYPTYEVGARLVGAEAVASDDPADWPANTRLVWVNSPGNPDGRVLSVAEMTDAVSRARELGAILASDECYAELGWDVPWDVERVPSVLDPAVVGDDLTDVLSVYSLSKQSNLAGYRAAFLAGDAALVSRLLTGRKHLGLMPPAPVQRAMTVALGDDAHVAEQRERYARRRAVLKPAVEAAGFTVDRSEAGLYLWATEGRDAWESVGRLADLGILVGPGHFYGTHFPNHVRFSLTATDERIAAAAERLAP